The DNA sequence GTCAGGGCGCCGACGCGCCGCGGCCGCACCATGTCGGTCTGTAGCACGACGTAGGCCTGTGCCAGCGGAGCGCGGCTCGGGTCGCGCACCGGTTCGAGCGCTTCCACCAGGCGTTCGAACGGGACCTGGTCGTGGGCGAAGGCCTCCAGCACGCGCTCGCGTACCGTGTCGAGGTATCCGGCGAAGGTCAGTTCCTCCTCGACGGGGCAGCGAAGGATCACGGTGTTGACGAAGAAGCCGATGATCTGTTCCAGTTCGGCCTGGTCCCGGCCGGCGGTGACGGTGCCGATGGCGATGTCGCGCTGGTGGGTGTAGCGCGACAGCAGCACCTGTGCGGCGGCGGCGAGGGTCATGAACAGCGTGGCGCCGCTGTCGCGGCCGACGCGGGCCAGTGCCTCGACCAGGTCGGCCGGCACGTGGTGGCGGTGCACGGCACCGGCCGTGGTGCGTACCGGCGGGCGCGGCCGGTCGGTCGGCAGGTCGAGTACGTCCAGCCCGGCCAGCGTCGACGTCCAGTAGTCCACGTGTTCGGCGATGACCGCCTCCGTCAGCCGCCGCTGCTGGCGCACGGCGACGTCGGCGTACTGCACGGACGGGGGCGGCGGGCACGACCCGCCGTTGGCGTAGAGCTCCAGCAGCTCGTCGACCAGCAGCCGGATCGACCACCCGTCGGTGATGAGGTGGTGCTGGCGCAGCAGCAGCACGTGCCGCCGCTCGCCGAGCTCGACCAGGACGGCTTCGGCCAGCGGGCCGTGTTCGAGGTCGAAGCCGGTGTTCAGATGCCGGGCGAGGATCGCCTCGCACGCCTCATCGGGTGCGGGATGCGCCGATGTGGATACGTCGTATTCGGTGAGCGCGAGCTCGCCGTGCTCGTGCACGCGCTGGTACGGGCGGCCGTCGTCGTCACCGAAGGTGGTGCGCAGCGGCTCGTGCCGGGCCACCAGCGCGGCCAGTGCGGCGCGTAGCGCACCCCGGTCCAGCGGGCCGTCCAGGCGCAGGCCGATGCCGGTGTTGTGTTCGGGCGTACCCGGGGAGACCTTCTCCGACAGCCACAACCGGTGCTGGGTGGGCGACAGGGGCAGGGGCCGCCCGCGCGGCACCGTCTCGATCGGTTCGGCGTCGGCGTGCGGGGCGTGCGACACCGCCTCGGCCAGGCCCGCGACCGTCGGGTGGGTGAACAGCAGCCGCAGCGGTGCCGCGATCCCGAAGCGGGCGCGCAGGCGCGACATCACCTGGATGCCGGTCAGCGAGTCGCCGCCGAGGTCGAAGAAGTCGTCGCCCGCGCCGGGCACGGGTCCGCCGAGCACTTCGGCCCAGATCGCGGCGACGGCCCGCTGCGCGTCCGTGCTCAGCTCCACCCGGTCGGCGGACGGATCGGCGGCCGGAGCCGGCAGCGCCTGCCGGTCGACCTTGCCGTTGGCGCTCAGCGGCAGCGCGTCGAGGACGACGACGTGGGCCGGCACCATGTAGTCGGGCAGCACGCCACGCAGGAACTCGCGCAGCGCGGCCGGGGCCGGAGCCGGCGAACCCTCCCGAGCCACCAGGTACGCCGCGAGGCGTTTGGCACCGGAGTCCTCCCGGGTCACGACGACCACCTCGGCGACGGCCGGGTGGCGGTGCAGGGCGGCCTCGATCTCGCCGAGCTCGATGCGGAATCCGCGCACCTTCACCTGGTGGTCGCTGCGGCCCAGGAACCCCAGCGTCCCGTCGGGCAGCAGCATCGCCAGGTCGCCGGTGCGGTACATGCGGCTGCCGGGCGGTCCGTCCGGGTCGGCGACGAACCGTTCGGCGGTCAGGGCGGGGCGGCGGTGGTAGCCGCGGGCCACCCCGGGTCCGGCGATGTAGACCTCGCCGGCCTCGCCCGGCGCGACCGGCCGCAGGGATTCGTCGAGCAGATGGATCCGCATCCCGTCCAGCGGCGATCCGATGGGCACGGATTCGGCCACGTGGTCCAGGTCGGCCATCGCGTGCGTGGTGGCGAAGGTGGTGGTTTCGGTGGGGCCGTATCCGTTGACCACGACCAGCCCCGGCGTGGCGGCCATGGCGCGGCGCACCGCGGCGGGCGGCACCACGTCGCCGCCGGTCCACACCTGCCGTACCCCCGCCAGGCAGTCGGGGTGCTCGCGGGTGAGCAGCCGGAACAGTCCCGCGGTGAGCCAGAGCGCGGTCACGCCGTGCTCGGAGATGACGCGGCGCAGCGTGTCCGGCTCCAGGTCGCCGGGCTCGGCGACCACGACGCGGCCGCCGCGCAGCAGCGGCACCCAGAGCTCGTAGGTGGACGCGTCGAACGCCGTCGGGGAGTGCAGCAGCACCCGCCGGTGGGCCTCGTCGTCGAAACGGGAGTCCAGCGCGAGCGCCACCGCGTCGGCATGGGTGACCGCCACGCCCTTGGGCGTGCCGGTGGAGCCGGAGGTGTACATGACGTACAGCAGCCGGTCCGGCGACACCGCGCGTTCGGGTCGGTGGTCCGGCTGGTCCGCCGATGCCGCGTCGAGGCGTTCGGTGCATCCGTGGTGGATGGCCGCCGCCGTCTCGGCGAGAGCCTTGTCGGTCAGCAGGATGCGCGCATCCGCCTCGGCCAGCACAGCGCGCAGGCGGGCGTGCGGCGCGCGCAGATCCAGCGGCAGGTAGGCGCCGCCGGCCTTGGCGATGGCCAGCACCGCCACGACCAGATCCACCGACCGCTCGGCCAGCAGCGCCACCGGCTCCTCGGAGGCGAGCCCGAGCTCGATCAGCCGGTGTGCCAGCTGGTTGGACCGCAGGTCGAGCTCGGCATAGCTGAGCTGCTCGGCACCGCAGACCACGGCCGTCGCCGACGGGTCGGCCTGTACCCGGGCCGCGAACAGCGCCGGCACCGTGCCGGGGTGACGTCCGCGCGCCGTGGTCTGCTCGGCGCGCTCCAGACCCGCGCTCATGAGTTGGGCATTTCGCGCTGGCGCACGATGACGGGCGCGGCCTGCTCGCCGCGCCGGGCCAGCCTGCCGCTGACCTGGAGGCTGTCGATCACGCCGGTGACCGGATTGCGCAGGAAGCGCCCGCAGAACAGCTGCTGACCGGAGGTGGGCATGCGCAGGGCGAAGGTGAGGTCCTCCTGGCAGATCATCGGCGCGTAGACCCCGCCGTCGACGGCCAGTTGCAGCTCGGAGCCGGTGGCGTGCACGACGTAGGCCACGGCGCCGTTGTGGTACACGCCGACGCACTCCTGCGGCGAGGCCAGCTGCGTCGGCTGCTCCGGCCACAGCGTCGGCTGGCCGATGTGGATGCCGACGTGGTCGAGCTCGTCGAGCAGTTCGCGCCAGATCTCCGAGCCCGTGCCGGCGTTGCTGGTCAGGGCGACGGCCATCCCCGATTCGGGATGCAGCCGCACGTAGCACGAGGTGCCGTTGGCGTTGCCGTCGTGGCCGAGCCAGCCCGCACCGTAGTCGGCGAGCCCCAGGCCCCAGCCCTGGGCCAGGCCGAAAGGCTCAGCCTGCGGCACGGGCGCGCGCATCTGCCGCGCGGCGGCCGGTGCCATCACCTTGGGTATGCCGCCGTCCAGGTGCAGGCGGGCCAGCGCGATCAGGTCCAGGGCGGTCGCGGCGAGGCCGCCGGCGGGAGTCTCCGCGACGGCCAGCGACTGTTCCACCGGCCGGGTCCGCCCGAGCGTGAGGTTGACGGAATAGCCCGTCGCCAGCTGCTGTTCGGCCGCGCCCCGGTGGGTGCCGTTGACGAACGCCGGCTCGATGCCCAGCGGGCGCAGCACCGTGGATTCCAGCGCCTCCCGGAAGTCCATGCCGGTCACGACCTCGATCAGGTGGCCGGCGACCACGAACCCGGCGTTGGAGTAGGAGAAGCCGCTGCCGGGCGGGAGCACCAGGTTGCTGTCACGGCAGTGCTCGGCGGTGTATCGGCCCGCGGAGACGGTGGACACCGTGCCGGGGACGGCGCCGGAGCCCAGGCCGCTGGTGTGGCTCAGCAGCTGCCGCAGCGTGATCTGGGCGCAGCGGCGGTCCAGGCCGCTCAGGTAGGCCGCGATCGGCTCGTCGAGGTCCAGGTCGCCGTCGGCGACCAGGACCATCGCGGCGGTGGCGGTGAAGCATTTGGTGATGGAACCGACGGGGAAGACGGTGGCGCCGGTGACCGGCGTCGGCGACTGGTGCTGCGGCTGGCCGAACTCCACGGAGTCGGTGCGCCCGTGCCGGTACACGGCGAGCTGGGCGCCAGGCACCCCGTATCGTTGTGCCAGCAGGGGCATACTCTCGGTCAGCACCGCGCTCACGTCGCGCTGTCTGGTCAAGCCGGACACAGGAAACCTCCGTCGGTACACGTGGTTGCTTTCACCGCCGTCCTGTGTGGACACAAGGCAGCGGCATACGGACCGCTCCGGGGGTTTCCCATGCGGTCCCAGCAGCACCGTAGGGGTGCACATTGCACTGTGCCATCTAGACTTTCGAATCTTCCTACCTCAAGCTATTCATTCAGGCGGGTGTAACGCTAAAGGGGTTTTGGGCGCGGCGACGGGAGGAAACGCGGTGCAACCGGACCGGTCATACGCTACGGTGGCAGCCGATCTGCGCGGCTTCGTCACCTCGGCCGCCCGCGAACGGGCACCCGCCGACGACGACGACATCTTCGCCCTCGGCTACCTCACCTCGCTGCGCGCGCTGGAGCTGGTCACCTACGTGGAACGCCGCTTCGGACTCACCGTCGACGCCGAGGACCTCAGCCTCGACAACTTCCGGACGATAGCCAGAATCGCCGCATTCGTGGGCCGCAAAACGGCGGCGGAGGCGATCGACGCCGACACCGGGCCGCAGTGAGATGGCCGAGCAGTCCGCCTCGCCGCCGCGACGCGCACCCGACAGTGCCGGACATGAATCACCATTGACGCCGATGCAGCGGTGGTTTATCGAAACTCACCCCGACCCGCGAAGACTCACCCAATCGTTGACCGTCGAGCTGGCACCGCCGGTGGACACGCGGGCGATCGCCGCCGCGGTGCGGACCGTGGTCGCCCGCCATGACGCGCTGCGCCTGCAATTCACCCGCACGGACCGGGGCTGGCGGCAGCGGGTGACCGACGCGCGTCCGCACCTCGCCCGGCTACCCGGCCGGCAGCTGCCGGACGCACTCGACGCGCTGCGCCAAAGCATCGACCTGGGCCGGCCACCGCTGCTGACCGCCGCCCTGCTGGACCCCGCCGCGTTGGACCCCGCCGCACCCGGTGCGGC is a window from the Catellatospora sp. TT07R-123 genome containing:
- a CDS encoding acyl carrier protein, which encodes MAADLRGFVTSAARERAPADDDDIFALGYLTSLRALELVTYVERRFGLTVDAEDLSLDNFRTIARIAAFVGRKTAAEAIDADTGPQ
- a CDS encoding serine hydrolase, which translates into the protein MTRQRDVSAVLTESMPLLAQRYGVPGAQLAVYRHGRTDSVEFGQPQHQSPTPVTGATVFPVGSITKCFTATAAMVLVADGDLDLDEPIAAYLSGLDRRCAQITLRQLLSHTSGLGSGAVPGTVSTVSAGRYTAEHCRDSNLVLPPGSGFSYSNAGFVVAGHLIEVVTGMDFREALESTVLRPLGIEPAFVNGTHRGAAEQQLATGYSVNLTLGRTRPVEQSLAVAETPAGGLAATALDLIALARLHLDGGIPKVMAPAAARQMRAPVPQAEPFGLAQGWGLGLADYGAGWLGHDGNANGTSCYVRLHPESGMAVALTSNAGTGSEIWRELLDELDHVGIHIGQPTLWPEQPTQLASPQECVGVYHNGAVAYVVHATGSELQLAVDGGVYAPMICQEDLTFALRMPTSGQQLFCGRFLRNPVTGVIDSLQVSGRLARRGEQAAPVIVRQREMPNS